Proteins encoded by one window of Drosophila melanogaster chromosome X:
- the CG9902 gene encoding uncharacterized protein, isoform B, whose product MDIIFSQDVHDEQKFLDCARKLEYDEFSAKMFVFCNKHSALDVFELMGDDRLSQLLYGWEVCHLPTRDSESLKDPALRHMVRVLVYHSLLMWFSQEWKTCSEGLKQLLLYTLTKAMPAFHQIGELANINWSYVLQFQTKPWSLPYLHQLFLNLELNKQHGIEHKVQAASGEDVAFLMQEGVSLALLRLIQLFNAGNFEAVKQLALRMLAAWLKIHENAPFVSFKGDENTITLIGHVCLLAAFVRDDNQGFVIDNLMYNIGFYVQIMEEFSSSHDINFTPARLIARVCVRLRLGKNAFFEKIAFRKFNLCMVTSFAVILDAYSSYVLGNLLMDLQSLNEHDFLEHLPQFKKLMDRYVEERESSERFLLNELKKMEQQRNSCIEPHLVNLILNYKQQICKGNRASNISNYKNSDDDEKIQPEVGEEQDRQVDPVFQNVPNNEEVLSFVYKLLAERNFSGWRFAKIALLLKIIGQQINALEMWRYHPGLTVDFMLDLEQKMSANYADLAKLFSDHGFMEAEFWLTAFYLHPTSSNYNEVKRCSWIMKNRQEEGGLPAPAIGNVKYELLSSTIDVHQIMTITNHEDPVSDYDPINESLKALRLPSNMTKDLLTVVFQPRHKQYSWALDWQTLDERCSALLKSQDLKRKFVSLNMAESCDDLKYLQIDYAKYRDRPQLDYGTIEEGYENETNLSNAAGKAESTPAVHDKAEKAKELKMRRHAKRKCWYEVSEDEEEAASSDSEPSYTGNGRRTQIRAAAIASKANGRRTGIRAAAIAANIKLSEMSFPETSNRRFSTQPVVKEQPKIAVQPKKQKTVLFSKEEDEVSSSDSEPCYTGNGRRTQMRAAAIAAKAKLSEISSPETSNKHFSTRSIVNEQPRIAVQSRKQKAVMFSKDGDETSSSDSEHCYTRNGHLNRIRAAAIAAKANLPELDRKVSGGRRSIFPEASGNHFVTQPVVAEQPKIAVQPQNQQKRTIAELMKSRPMFTNETKGFKPIADIWSFSKEELENVVSGPNDMIECSSIIAKMKLLKDLKMAKSAKAAGQPCSQLVRTGSETESVNSETSTMATHEFNEKGTTVGSPGEGKEQKTPSPTANSELSTETEVLKPTDETEAHMIHDALKTTNVPQKTLDLQFLSKKHIRTG is encoded by the exons ATGGATATAATATTTTCTCAGGATGTGCACGATGAACAAAAGTTTCTGGATTGTGCGAGGAAACTAGAGTACGACGAGTTTTCGGCG AAAATGTTTGTATTCTGCAATAAGCACAGCGCTTTGGATGTGTTTGAGCTAATGGGCGATGACCGGTTGTCGCAGTTACTCTACGGATGGGAGGTGTGCCACCTGCCTACCAGGGATTCCGAGTCGCTAAAGGACCCAGCGCTGCGTCACATGGTCAGGGTTTTGGTCTACCACTCGCTGCTGATGTGGTTTAGCCAAGAGTGGAAGACCTGCTCCGAAGGCCTCAAGCAGCTTTTGCTCTACACCCTCACCAAAGCAATGCCGGCATTCCATCAGATTGGTGAACTGGCCAATATCAACTGGTCGTACGTTCTGCAGTTCCAGACGAAGCCCTGGAGCCTGCCCTACCTGCATCAGCTATTTCTTAACCTGGAGCTGAATAAACAACACGGCATCGAACACAAAGTTCAAGCGGCATCAGGAGAAG ATGTTGCTTTCCTCATGCAGGAAGGGGTATCTCTGGCCCTGCTGCGACTAATCCAGCTCTTTAACGCCGGCAACTTTGAGGCTGTAAAACAGCTGGCGCTTCGGATGCTAGCTGCTTGGCTGAAAATCCACGAAAATGCACCATTTGTGTCCTTTAAAGGGGATGAAAACACAATTACACTAATCGGTCATGTATGCCTCTTGGCCGCTTTTGTTAGGGATGATAATCAAGGCTTTGTGATTGATAATTTG ATGTACAACATAGGGTTCTATGTCCAGATCATGGAGGAATTTTCGAGCTCACATGATATTAACTTTACGCCAGCTCGGCTTATTGCCCGCGTTTGCGTCCGTCTTCGACTCGGAAAGAATGCGTTTTTtgagaaaattgcatttaggAAATTCAATCTATGTATGGTCACTTCATTTGCCGTCATACTAGATGCCTACTCCAGCTATGTGCTGGGAAATTTATTGATGGATCTTCAGTCGCTTAACGAGCACGATTTCCTGGAGCACCTGCCACAGTTCAAAAAGCTAATGGATCGCTATGTAGAGGAGCGCGAGAGCAGCGAGCGCTTTCTTCTAAACGAGCTCAAGAAGATGGAACAACAGCGAAACAGCTGCATTGAACCGCATCTAGTAAACCTAATTCTCAACTACAAGCAGCAGATATGCAAGGGAAATCGAGCCAGCAACATAAGCAACTACAAGAACAGTGATGACGACGAAAAGATTCAGCCTGAGGTGGGCGAAGAACAAGATAGACAAGTAGATCCGGTTTTTCAAAATGTACCAAACAATGAGGAAGTTTTGAGCTTTGTGTACAAATTGCTGGCAGAGCGG aatTTTTCAGGCTGGAGATTTGCTAAGATTGCTCTGCTGCTGAAAATTATTGGGCAACAAATAAATGCATTAGAAATGTGGAGATATCATCCCGGGTTAACCGTTGATTTTATGCTCGATTTGGAGCAAAAGATGTCTGCAAACTATGCTGACCTAGCCAAATTGTTCTCTGACCATGGATTTATGGAGGCAGAATTCTGGCTGACTGCTTTCTACCTCCACCCCACATCATCAAATTATAACGAAGTAAAGCGCTGTTCGTGGATCATGAAAAATCGACAGGAGGAGGGCGGGCTCCCTGCTCCAGCGATTGGCAACGTCAAGTACGAACTGCTGAGCTCCACCATCGATGTGCACCAGATTATGACCATAACAAACCATGAAGATCCAGTGTCCGACTACGATCCAATAAACGAGTCGCTGAAGGCGTTGCGTCTACCCAGCAACATGACCAAGGATCTTCTGACCGTGGTCTTCCAACCGCGACATAAACAATACTCATGGGCTCTCGATTGGCAAACGCTAGACGAGCGTTGCAGTGCCCTACTCAAAAGCCAGGACCTGAAGAGAAAATTTGTGTCTCTTAACATGGCCGAATCATGCGACGACTTGAAGTATCTCCAGATCGACTATGCCAAGTACAGGGATCGACCACAGTTGGACTATGGCACCATAGAAGAGGGCTACGAAAATGAGACTAATCTCTCGAATGCAGCTGGAAAGGCTGAATCAACACCAGCAGTGCATGATAAAGCAGAGAAAGCCAAGGAGCTGAAAATGCGGCGACACGCAAAACGCAAATGTTGGTATGAAG TTTCGGAAGACGAGGAAGAGGCTGCCTCAAGTGATTCGGAGCCCAGCTACACAGGAAATGGCCGCCGAACACAGATTAGAGCCGCAGCCATTGCATCCAAAGCTAATGGTCGCCGGACTGGGATTAGAGCCGCAGCCATTGCAGCCAATATCAAATTGTCTGAAATGTCCTTTCCAGAGACATCGAATAGGCGCTTTTCTACACAGCCCGTCGTCAAGGAACAGCCAAAAATCGCCGTCCAgcctaaaaaacaaaaaacagtaTTGTTTTCGAAAGAAGAGGATGAGGTTTCCTCAAGTGATTCGGAGCCCTGTTACACAGGAAATGGCCGCCGGACTCAGATGAGAGCCGCAGCCATTGCAGCCAAGGCCAAATTGTCTGAAATCTCCTCTCCAGAGACATCGAATAAGCACTTTTCTACACGGTCCATCGTCAACGAGCAGCCAAGAATCGCAGTCCAGTctcgaaaacaaaaagcagtAATGTTTTCGAAAGACGGGGATGAGACTTCCTCAAGCGATTCGGAGCACTGCTACACCAGAAATGGCCACCTGAATCGGATTAGAGCCGCAGCCATTGCAGCCAAAGCCAATTTGCCTGAATTGGATCGAAAAGTGAGCGGTGGGCGACGATCGATCTTTCCAGAGGCATCGGGTAATCACTTTGTTACACAGCCCGTCGTCGCGGAGCAGCCAAAAATCGCAGTTCAGCCGCAAAATCAACAAAAGCGTACAATTGCCGAGCTGATGAAGTCACGACCCATGTTTACCAACGAAACGAAAGGATTTAAGCCGATCGCCGACATATGGAGTTTCAGCAAGGAAGAGCTAGAGAATGTGGTTAGCGGGCCCAACGACATGATAGAGTGCAGCTCGATTATAGCCAAAATGAAGTTATTGAAGGACCTCAAAATGGCGAAATCTGCAAAAGCAGCCGGACAGCCATGTTCACAGCTCGTTCGCACAGGATCAGAAACTGAAAGCGTGAATTCCGAAACTTCCACGATGGCTACACACGAATTTAACGAGAAGGGGACCACTGTAGGTTCCCCCGGTGAAGGTAAAGAGCAAAAAACACCTTCGCCGACCGCAAACTCCGAATTAAGCACTGAAACAGAAGTGTTGAAGCCCACCGATGAGACTGAAGCGCATATGATCCATGACGCCCTAAAAACTACAAACGTGCCACAGAAGACTCTGGACTTACAGTTCTTGTCCAAGAAGCACATAAGAACTGGATAA
- the Arp2 gene encoding Actin-related protein 2, isoform C gives MDSKGRNVIVCDNGTGFVKCGYAGSNFPTHIFPSMVGRPMIRAVNKIGDIEVKDLHVDDLMVGDEASQLRSLLEVSYPMENGVVRNWDDMCHVWDYTFGPKKMDIDPTNTKILLTEPPMNPTKNREKMIEVMFEKYGFDSAYIAIQAVLTLYAQGLISGVVIDSGDGVTHICPVYEEFALPHLTRRLDIAGRDITRYLIKLLLLRGYAFNHSADFETVRIMKEKLCYIGYDIEMEQRLALETTVLVESYTLPDGRVIKVGGERFEAPEALFQPHLINVEGPGIAELAFNTIQAADIDIRPELYKHIVLSGGSTMYPGLPSRLEREIKQLYLERVLKNDTEKLAKFKIRIEDPPRRKDMVFIGGAVLAEVTKDRDGFWMSKQEYQEQGLKVLQKLQKISH, from the exons TTCGTTAAGTGCGGATATGCCGGCAGCAATTTCCCCACCCACATTTTTCCCTCGATGGTGGGACGACCCATGATTCGGGCGGTCAACAAAATCGGCGATATCGAAGTCAAG GATTTACATGTCGAT GATCTGATGGTCGGCGATGAGGCCTCACAGCTGCGATCCCTGCTGGAGGTCTCCTATCCGATGGAGAACGGTGTGGTGCGCAACTGGGACGACATGTGCCACGTGTGGGACTACACGTTCGGTCCCAAAAAGATGGACATCGATCCGACGAACACAAAAATCCTGCTAACCGAGCCGCCCATGAATCCCACAAAGAATCGCGAGAAGATGATTGAG GTGATGTTCGAGAAATATGGCTTCGATTCGGCGTACATTGCCATCCAGGCCGTGCTGACGCTATATGCCCAGGGTCTGATCTCTGGCGTGGTGATCGATTCGGGCGATGGTGTAACGCATATATGTCCCGTCTACGAGGAGTTTGCCCTGCCCCATCTGACGCGACGATTGGACATTGCCGGTCGGGATATCACTCGCTATTTGATTAAG TTACTGTTACTACGTGGCTACGCTTTCAATCATTCCGCCGACTTCGAAACGGTTCGCATAATGAAGGAGAAGCTCTGCTACATTGGCTACGACATCGAGATGGAGCAGCGTTTGGCCCTGGAGACGACGGTGCTGGTGGAATCGTACACGCTACCCGACGGTCGTGTTATCAAGGTCGGTGGCGAGAGATTTGAGGCGCCAGAGGCTCTGTTCCAGCCGCATTTGATCAACGTCGAGGGACCGGGCATTGCGGAACTGGCCTTCAACACCATCCAGGCGGCAGACATCGACATACGGCCCGAACTCTACAAGCACATAGTTCTGTCCGGCGGCTCCACCATGTATCCGGGTCTTCCCAGTCGGCTGGAGCGTGAGATCAAACAGCTGTACCTGGAGCGGGTACTCAAGAACGATACGGAAAAGCTGGCG AAATTCAAAATACGCATTGAGGATCCACCGCGACGCAAGGATATGGTCTTTATCGGCGGAGCTGTTCTGGCGGAGGTGACAAAGGATCGCGACGGCTTCTGGATGTCCAAGCAGGAGTATCAGGAACAGGGTCTCAAAGTATTGCAAAAGCTGCAAAAGATCAGTCACTAG
- the Arp2 gene encoding Actin-related protein 2, isoform B, whose translation MDSKGRNVIVCDNGTGFVKCGYAGSNFPTHIFPSMVGRPMIRAVNKIGDIEVKDLMVGDEASQLRSLLEVSYPMENGVVRNWDDMCHVWDYTFGPKKMDIDPTNTKILLTEPPMNPTKNREKMIEVMFEKYGFDSAYIAIQAVLTLYAQGLISGVVIDSGDGVTHICPVYEEFALPHLTRRLDIAGRDITRYLIKLLLLRGYAFNHSADFETVRIMKEKLCYIGYDIEMEQRLALETTVLVESYTLPDGRVIKVGGERFEAPEALFQPHLINVEGPGIAELAFNTIQAADIDIRPELYKHIVLSGGSTMYPGLPSRLEREIKQLYLERVLKNDTEKLAKFKIRIEDPPRRKDMVFIGGAVLAEVTKDRDGFWMSKQEYQEQGLKVLQKLQKISH comes from the exons TTCGTTAAGTGCGGATATGCCGGCAGCAATTTCCCCACCCACATTTTTCCCTCGATGGTGGGACGACCCATGATTCGGGCGGTCAACAAAATCGGCGATATCGAAGTCAAG GATCTGATGGTCGGCGATGAGGCCTCACAGCTGCGATCCCTGCTGGAGGTCTCCTATCCGATGGAGAACGGTGTGGTGCGCAACTGGGACGACATGTGCCACGTGTGGGACTACACGTTCGGTCCCAAAAAGATGGACATCGATCCGACGAACACAAAAATCCTGCTAACCGAGCCGCCCATGAATCCCACAAAGAATCGCGAGAAGATGATTGAG GTGATGTTCGAGAAATATGGCTTCGATTCGGCGTACATTGCCATCCAGGCCGTGCTGACGCTATATGCCCAGGGTCTGATCTCTGGCGTGGTGATCGATTCGGGCGATGGTGTAACGCATATATGTCCCGTCTACGAGGAGTTTGCCCTGCCCCATCTGACGCGACGATTGGACATTGCCGGTCGGGATATCACTCGCTATTTGATTAAG TTACTGTTACTACGTGGCTACGCTTTCAATCATTCCGCCGACTTCGAAACGGTTCGCATAATGAAGGAGAAGCTCTGCTACATTGGCTACGACATCGAGATGGAGCAGCGTTTGGCCCTGGAGACGACGGTGCTGGTGGAATCGTACACGCTACCCGACGGTCGTGTTATCAAGGTCGGTGGCGAGAGATTTGAGGCGCCAGAGGCTCTGTTCCAGCCGCATTTGATCAACGTCGAGGGACCGGGCATTGCGGAACTGGCCTTCAACACCATCCAGGCGGCAGACATCGACATACGGCCCGAACTCTACAAGCACATAGTTCTGTCCGGCGGCTCCACCATGTATCCGGGTCTTCCCAGTCGGCTGGAGCGTGAGATCAAACAGCTGTACCTGGAGCGGGTACTCAAGAACGATACGGAAAAGCTGGCG AAATTCAAAATACGCATTGAGGATCCACCGCGACGCAAGGATATGGTCTTTATCGGCGGAGCTGTTCTGGCGGAGGTGACAAAGGATCGCGACGGCTTCTGGATGTCCAAGCAGGAGTATCAGGAACAGGGTCTCAAAGTATTGCAAAAGCTGCAAAAGATCAGTCACTAG